AGCATCAAATTTGAAGATCCATCCATGCCATCAGACTAGTGACATATTGTTACTTACCTCTATGCCTCTTGACGAGGCGATACGCATGCTTCTGAGCCTCAGCTAAGTGGTTCTCAAGCTCGAAAACGTAGTGTTTAAGCTTCTCGTATTCAGGAGTAGTTTCTTCGACAGGTTTTTCCTTTCCGAGGATAGCATCACTAACTTTTGATTGCACATCCTGTCATTTGTGCAGGTGTAGTAGCATTAAGATAATAAAGAACCGTAAAGTTAATCAAGAGCATGGAGCAAAAAAGTGAATGAAATCAATAATAAATTCCACATTTAAGAAGTCTTCATCTTGCGCTACGGTATAGCTGCTAAGTAACAAATTATAGTGGCTAAACATAGAACTCTTTAACAGTTCTATAACTTACTGGCAAGATGCTACCCTTAAACACTATCAGAGCATAATATTATCAAAATCCATCAATCAATCAACTTAACTGAATAGAGCTAAATGTAATATATATATTAGACTCAATGTGATAATGTAGCTAATTTTACCAACAGCACTCTTCTCAGGGAGAGGAGGAACGAAAACGCCTTTGTACTTCTCGAAAAGCCGAGAATTTAAACCCGGTTTAGTCAAAGTGGAAGGTTTGTGCTCGGTGCATATAAGCAAGAAAGCTTTCAAGCAATAGAGGTGTCGTCATCACACTTTAGCTTTAAACCGAAACTTACTCCACAGTTAACTGATAAGGTTTTATTAAAATTTAAGATTATGTGATATTTAAGGCTAAGCTAATAATGTATTTTGGATTATATGATGATTTTTACCATTAGAATAATTAATTGTTTTTCCATTTAATAACATTTCAATTATATTTTGATTCGTTGGAAGTTAGTCTGGAACAGCTTTGATGCAACAAGCAAGACACAGTCAAAATATAAAGAAAGCTTATCTATTAGTCAATAGAGAAGAAGTAGTAGACATCACAGACTGCTTTTGAAATCGAACTATAAGCAAAAGTCAAATCTTAAAACTTGAATCAGAGAGACATCTGATGAAAACACACACACACAAAAATCACTTTAAGCAGAAAGAGGCTTCTTCACATCAGCAGCAGGACTCAAGAGAGACTTGGCCGGTGAAACCAACGCAACGCCTCCGTTCTCGATCTTTGAGTACTTCTTGTACACAGCACGTAGCTTGCTCTCTCCGCATCTCGAGTGATGTAACGCTAGAACCTTTGAGCATTCCCTATTAACACAACACACAAACACATATAAGTTTCTCTGCAATTTAACAGACGAGAAGAACAAAAGAAACAGAGATGATGTTGACGATTGATTCTTACATAATCTCAGATTCAGAGTATCCTGTGTGAAACTTCAATGTATCTGTCCAGGCTGGCGACTTGTTCAAAGAGCATCTCGCTGTGTAAACAGCTGAAGCAGCTAGCATTGAGGGACAGAACTTCAACGTGTCGTAATGCATCATCCCCAGCTCAGCAAGAAAGTGAACCATGTTCTCCATCTAGACAAACAACCACAAACGAAACAAACATCAGTCTCTTTCACAATCCATACTGTAATAAGAACGCAATCTCTTAAACAAATAACCAACTCACCTCTGGGTCAGACACAGAGGCTTTAATGAATCGGACAAGGAACACGTACTGAGTCGGAACCGTCAAGTACCACTCAAGGTTCCCAAGGATAGTCTTCTCCATCACCAGAATCTGCTTGCTGTTGTAAGCATTATCCGTCACATACACCAAATCATTCACCTGAGGCGGCCAGATCTCTTCGTACTTGGAAGCAATAAGCAAGGCACTGATTCCCACAAGCTGCAACTCACGTTTCGGAACAGCTTTCACAGACAGGAACCGATCAATGATGTTGACAGTGAGGTAAAGCGTCTCCAAGTTAAGCTCAAACTTGACGTTAACTTCCAACAGCCAATCAACCAAGATGGCTCTCATCTTCTCATTCATCTCCGTCTGAATGTGCATATACATCTTCGGCTGGCTCTCCTTCTCAACCTCTTTGTAGAAAGAGTACATATCCTCAACGTACTCCACCGCAGCCAAGTGGTTGTCTTTATCAGACTCATCAATATCAAGAATCTTCTTGGGCTTGTTGGTTACTACACCACAAGCGGCTTTGCTACGAGCGCTGAGAACCGATGAGTAAGTCACCTTCTTGTTCTTGGGAGGTGACACTGCTGCTGCTGGTGCAGCTTCCTTCTTGACGGCTAGATTCTTCTTTGGAACAAGAGGTTGTGGCTTCTTGGCTGCAAG
This genomic interval from Brassica oleracea var. oleracea cultivar TO1000 chromosome C2, BOL, whole genome shotgun sequence contains the following:
- the LOC106326985 gene encoding cyclin-B1-2 isoform X1; amino-acid sequence: MATRTNMPEQVRGVPVADGVKKNGAVKNRRALGDIGNHLVAVPLAQGGKPINRPITRSFRAQLLANANGGENKAPVLAAKKPQPLVPKKNLAVKKEAAPAAAVSPPKNKKVTYSSVLSARSKAACGVVTNKPKKILDIDESDKDNHLAAVEYVEDMYSFYKEVEKESQPKMYMHIQTEMNEKMRAILVDWLLEVNVKFELNLETLYLTVNIIDRFLSVKAVPKRELQLVGISALLIASKYEEIWPPQVNDLVYVTDNAYNSKQILVMEKTILGNLEWYLTVPTQYVFLVRFIKASVSDPEMENMVHFLAELGMMHYDTLKFCPSMLAASAVYTARCSLNKSPAWTDTLKFHTGYSESEIMECSKVLALHHSRCGESKLRAVYKKYSKIENGGVALVSPAKSLLSPAADVKKPLSA
- the LOC106326985 gene encoding cyclin-B1-2 isoform X2, translated to MATRTNMPEQVRGVPVADGVKKNGAVKNRRALGDIGNHLVAVPLAQGGKPINRPITRSFRAQLLANANGGENKAPVLAAKKPQPLVPKKNLAVKKEAAPAAAVSPPKNKKVTYSSVLSARSKAACGVVTNKPKKILDIDESDKDNHLAAVEYVEDMYSFYKEVEKESQPKMYMHIQTEMNEKMRAILVDWLLEVNVKFELNLETLYLTVNIIDRFLSVKAVPKRELQLVGISALLIASKYEEIWPPQVNDLVYVTDNAYNSKQILVMEKTILGNLEWYLTVPTQYVFLVRFIKASVSDPEMENMVHFLAELGMMHYDTLKFCPSMLAASAVYTARCSLNKSPAWTDTLKFHTGYSESEIMECSKVRAVYKKYSKIENGGVALVSPAKSLLSPAADVKKPLSA